From the Haemophilus parainfluenzae genome, the window CGAAAAACTTAGATTGGTTACACGAACAAATTCAAAAAGGCCAACTCGTGATTTATATCCTAATCGGTGTTTTAGCTCTGTACCTATTTTGGAAATGGAAAAAAGCGAAGAAATCCAAAGCTAACTAATCTCATATAATTCAATAAAAAGTGCGGTAAAAAAACAACATCGTTTTCTACCGCACTTTTTTCATTCCAACTAAGCTTTAGCGGCTAAATATCGTTCCACCGTATCCACAATCGCTTGTGTTTGTGGATCGATTTCGATATTCACTAAATCGCCAATTTGCCGTTTGCTAATCAGGGTTCGATGTAGGGTTTCTGGAATTAAATTCACGCAGAATTCATCGTCTTTTACTTCACCGATAGTAAGACTGATACCGTCAATCGCAATAAATCCTTTTGTTAGGATATATTTCATCACATCTTTATTAGGCAATTTAAACCAAACCTGACGATTGTTTTCGCTTTCGATAATTTGTGAAACGCTTGCGGTACAATAAACGTGACCAGATAAAATATGTCCACCAATTTCTGCGCCCATTTGCATTGCGCGTTCGATATTCACAAAATCCCCGGCTTTTAAGCCGCCGAGATTGGTGATGCGCAAGGTTTCTTGCATTAAATCAAAGCTGACAAGATCATCGTGAATTTCAGTCACTGTTAAGCACACACCGTTATTCGCCACGGATGCACCGATTTCTAAGCCTTTTCGCATTTCAGCTGGTAATTTTACGATCTGTGTTCTAAAATCATCGCTGTCTTTAATTGCATAAATTTGGGCGATGCCCTGTACAATACCCGTAAACATTATTATTCCTTCATTAAAAATTTTTCCAATATTATAGCAAAATTTATGAATTCTCGTCTTTTTTCTCAATACCGTATTGATATTCAAAAACTTATCCGAATTGCGACACCTATCGGGCTTGCCCAGTTAGCTCAAACTGGCATGGGTACCGTGGATGTGATTATGGCGGGGCGTGTGAGCTCGGCTGATGTAGGCGGTGTCGGTATTGGTGCCTCCATTTGGCTACCTTTGGTGCTTTTCGGTCAAGGCTTATTACTCGCCTTGCCACCAACAATTTCCTATTTAAATGGATCTGGACAGCGCCATCGCATTGCTCACCAAGTGAGACAAGGCCTTTGGATTTCATTTTTAGTGATGATTCCCCTTGCACTCATCATCTATCATAATGATTTCATATTACAGTTTATGAATATGGATGCCCACATGGCAGATGTGACGATGAATTATTTGCGTGCGATGGTGTGGGGCTTACCTGCCTATTTATTGCTGATTAATTTCCGCTGTTTGAATGATGGCATTGCTAAAACAAAACCCGCCATGGTGATTACCTTCATGGGGTTAATGCTGAACATTCCGCTGAATTATATGTTTATTTACGGCAAATTTGGTGCGCCTGCATTGGGCGGTGTCGGTTGTGGTGTGGCAACGGCTATTGTCAACTGGGCAATGGCAATCTTAATGATTACCTACTCTGCCAAAAACTATAATGAACGTAGTTTGAAAGTCTTTGAAAAGATTATTGAAAAGCCAGACATCAAAACACTGAAAAAATTGACCGCACTTGGCTTGCCTATTGCCATTGCTCTGTGCAGTGAAGTATCACTCTTTGCGTTAAGTAGTTTGTTACTTTCCCCATTAGGTGCGGATGTGGTCGCCAGCCACCAAATTGCCTTAAATACCAGTGCCGTAGCCTTTATGTTCCCCATGTCTATTGCGATGGCTGCTACCATTTTAGTGGCGCAAGAACTGGGTAATCACGCACCACAAAAAGCCAAAATTATGGCTCACGCGGCTATTATTCTTGGCTTGATTGTGGCAAGTGTATTGGCGTTGGTGATTTGGGTATTTAGTGCAGAGATTGCCGCATTAATTGTAGGCGATAATGCTACTGTTATTGCCCTTTCAGGCAGCTTATTAGCGATGGCTGCGATTTATCAATTTTCAGATTCAGTGCAAGTCGTCGTGAGCGGTATTTTACGTGGCTATAAAGACACTAAAATTATCCTTTATATCACGTTACTTGCCTATTGGGGCGTGGGTATCCCTGTTGGTTATATTCTTTCCCGCACGGATTGGATTGTTCCAAGCATCGGTGCAAAAGGTTTCTGGGTTGCCTTTATCATTGCATTAACCATTGCAGCGGCTTTACTCTTTATGCGTATGCGAAAAATCCAATCACAATCTGATGAAGCCATTATTCAACAGTTAGAAAGATTGAAATAGTTAAAGTAAAAAGTGCGGTCGAATTTGACCGCACTTTTGTCTTCTACCTATTTAAATACTTTAGCAAATCCCAGTAATACATTTCGGTCATAGTCATAAAATTCATATTTATCCAAAAGTACATCATTCCAACAATAATTTTTCTTATCTGTACTTTTTATAAAATAATGACCAGGTTTAGCAATAAGAAATGATGAGAAATCCTCAGAAAAAATAACAAACTCACCACTATAGTATGAGATTAATGACCCTGCACATTTTTTAAAAAATCTATTATTTGAACGTGATTTCATAACAATAGGTGGGATATTTTCATTTTTTATATGATTTAAATCATCATAACTAAAGACTACAGGAATAGCGTACAAACAATCGAATTCTTTAAGGAATCCAGATATATATAAATCAGTTCTACACTCATCGGAATAATCATCATCTAGAAACTCTATAAATTTATACTTCCTAAAATTTTTATAATTATACTCTTCTTTATCAAAGTTAATTAAGTACTTATAGTTATTGAATACTTTTTCTATCTCATCTTCAAAAAATAAAATATCATTTTTATCTAATGTTTTTTTATAATCTTCATACCAAGAATTACTCTCCATATACCGCCTCAAAATTCGCCATTCTATATCAATTAGATTAAGCACTTATTTAATTTATTATTCGGATTACTTACAACGTGACACACTAAGAAGTATATCCCATCAAAATTTGATAACATAAAAAGTGCGGTCGAATTTGACCGCACTTTTGTCTTTTACATCACCACCACATCAAACTGTTCTTGGTTGTAGTACTGCTCTGTTTTGACCTGAACCTGTTTGCTGATGAACATTTCGATCTCTGGCAATAAACCATGCGATTCTTCTTTGATTAAGTAATCCGCTACAGCTGGAGAGGCATAAACCACAAATTGTTCACTCGAGAATAAGTGGTTAACGCGAATAATCTCTCGCATAATTTCATAGCATACCGTTTCGACAGTTTTCACGCGTCCACGACCTTGGCAAGTTGGGCATTCATCACACAAAATGTGCTCTAAACTTTCACGTGTGCGTTTACGGGTCATTTCCACTAAACCAAGTTGAGTAAAACCATTCACATTGGTTTTTACGCGATCTTTTGATAGCGCTTCTTCCAAGGATTCAATCACGCGATTACGATGCTCATCGGTTTGCATATCAATAAAATCAATTATGATAATACCGCCTAAATTACGCAGTTGTAGCTGCTGTGCAATGGCTTTAGTGGCTTCAATATTGGTGTTAAAAATTGTTTCATCTAAATTTCGATGACCGACGAATGCACCGGTATTGATATCAATGGTCGTCATGGCTTCGGTTTGCTCAATAATGAGATAGCCGCCAGATTTTAAATTCACGCGTTTTTCAAGTGCATTTTGAATACCACGTTCTACACCATAAATATCAAAAATCGGCTGACTGCCCGTATAAAGCATTAATTTCTCACTTAATTCTGGCATAAATTCATCGGTAAATTCTTTCACTTCGTTAAAACAAAGTTTGGAATCAATATGAATTTTCTCTAAATTGGCGCCGATAAAATCACGCAAAATACGCTGTGGCAATGCGGGTTCACCATAAATTTTAGAACGGGTTGGATATTTGCCTTTACGCTCAAGTACTTTACGCCATAAACGTTTTAAAAATTCCGCATCTTGGCGCAATTCTTCTTCTGTTGCGCCTTCGGTGGCGGTACGAATAATAAAACCGCCTAACTCATCACAAAAAGGCTCAACAAGCGCTTTTAATCTTGCTCGCTCTTCTTCACTTTCAATACGTTGTGAGACACCAACATGGCTATTTTCAGGCATAAAGACGAGATAACGAGAAGGCAATGTAATATCTGTAGTTAATCTTGCACCTTTGGTGCCCAAAGGATCTTTTACCACTTGTACTACGATATCCTGTCCTTCGCGTACGAGTTCAGAAATGCTTTTTGCTCGGAATTGCTTTTGTTCGTTCACATCCACACACTCGGTATGTGAAACAATATCAGAAGCATGCAAAAATGCGGCTTTTTCTAAACCGATATCCACAAACGCAGACTGCATCCCCGGTAAAACACGGGTGACTCGCCCTTTATAAATATTCCCCACGATGCCACGTTTGGCTTGACGTTCAATATGAACCTCTTTTAAAACCCCCGTTTCCACCAGCGCAACGCGGGTTTCATTGGGCGTAACATTCATTAATAATTCAACAGAATTCATTTTTTCGACCTTAGTTTTAATGGTATAAGTCTATCGAAAAGGAAAATAGAATAATAGACCCAAATAAGGTAAAATATGACCTTTCTCAAATTTTCATGACTTTTTTTGAGGTATTTAATGTTTGGTTTAGACCCAACACTTATTACTTTTAGTATTTATATTTTCGGCATGATTTTAATCGGTGTCCTTGCCTATTATTATACAAACAACTTATCCGATTATATTTTAGGCGGCCGTAAACTCGGAAGTTTTGTGACAGCGATGTCTGCTGGAGCATCTGATATGTCCGGCTGGTTATTAATGGGCTTGCCGGGTGCGGTGTATGTATCTGGCCTGGTTGAAGGTTGGATCGCCATTGGTTTAATCCTTGGGGCTTATTTTAACTGGTTGCTCGTAGCTGGTCGTTTACGGATCTATACCGAATTTAACAACAATGCACTCACATTACCGGAATATTTCCACCATCGCTTTGGTACATCACATAATCTCTTAAAAATTGTGTCTGCAACAATCATCCTAGTATTCTTCACCATTTATTGTGGTTCCGGTGTGGTTGCAGGGGCGAAATTATTCCAAAACCTATTCTCAGTCGACTATTCCACAGCCATTTGGTACGGCGCATTAGCGACCATCGTCTATACCTTTATCGGTGGATTTTTAGCCGTAAGCTGGACGGATACCATTCAAGCTACATTAATGATTTTTGCACTGATTTTAACGCCTCTCTTTATCTTTTTAAGTTTGGGTGATGCATCACAATTTACTGAAGTGCTACATCAAGCAGAAATCGCAGCAAATAAAGACTTTACCGATTTATTTAGTTCTACTACACCATTAGGTTTATTAAGTTTAGCGGCTTGGGGCTTAGGTTATTTTGGTCAACCGCATATCCTTGCGCGCTTTATGGCTGCTTACTCGGTGAAATCTCTCATTAAAGCACGCCGCATCAGTATGACATGGATGGTGATTTGTCTTGCCGGTGCAATTGGTATTGGCTTCTTCGGTATTCCTTATTTCTTTGCTAACCCCAATGTAGCTGGCGTGGTAAATAATGAACCAGAACAAGTATTTATTGAACTGGCTAAATTGCTCTTTAATCCATGGATTGCCGGTATTCTACTCTCTGCGATTTTAGCGGCAGTAATGAGTACACTTTCCGCTCAATTATTAATTTCTTCAAGTTCTATCACTGAGGATTTTTATAAAGGTTTTATTCGTCCAAAAGCTTCTGAAAAAGAATTAGTTTGGCTAGGTCGTGCAATGGTTTTAGTTATCGCGGGCATTGCGATTTGGATTGCACAAGATGAAAACAGCAAAGTATTAAAACTCGTTGAATTTGCCTGGGCGGGCTTTGGTTCTGCATTTGGTCCTGTCGTGCTTTTCTCCTTATTCTGGAAACGCATGACTTCATCAGCAGCGATGGCTGGCATGGTTGTCGGTGCAGTGGTTGTCTTTGCTTGGAAATCGGTGATTCCTGAAACCAGTGAATGGTTTAATGTCTATGAAATGATCCCAGGATTCATCCTTGCTAGCTTGGCGATTATTGTGGTTTCTCTCCTTTCCGCAGAACCTGAAAATGAAGTAAAAGAAACCTTTGAGAAAGCAGAAAAAGCCTATAAGGAAGCAAAATAATGATTGATTTTCGTCCTTTTTATCAACAAATTGCCACCACAAATTTATCTGCTTGGCTAGAAACATTGCCTTTGCAGTTAAAAGAATGGGAAAAACAAACCCATGGTGATTATGCAAAATGGTCAAAAATCGTGGACTTTCTCCCTGATTTGCAGGCAGATACTATCGATTTAAAAAATGCGGTGAAATCTGACCGCACTTCCCCTCTTTCAGAGGGCGAAAAACAACGCATTGTCCATCATTTGAAACAATTGATGCCGTGGCGAAAAGGACCTTATCATTTATTTGATATTCACGTAGATTGCGAATGGCGTTCTGATTTCAAATGGGAGCGAGTTTTGCCTCATCTGGCACCATTAAAAGATCGTACCATTTTAGATGTGGGCTGCGGTAGCGGCTACCATATGTGGCGAATGGTTGGTGAAGGTGCAAAAATGGTCGTTGGTATTGATCCAACCGAACTTTTCCTTTGCCAATTTGAAGCCGTTCGAAAATTATTAAATAACGATCGTCGAGCGAACTTAATCCCATTAGGTATTGAAGAAATGCAACCACTTGCGGCATTTGATACCGTATTCTCAATGGGCGTGCTTTATCATCGTAAATCACCGCTTGATCATCTCACTCAACTAAAAAATCAATTAGTAAAGGGTGGCGAATTGGTGTTAGAAACCTTAGTGGTTGATGGCGATGTCAATACGGTATTAGTGCCTTCAGATCGCTATGCAAAAATGAAGAACGTATATTTTATTCCTTCTGTTGCTGCACTCATTAATTGGTTGGAAAAAGTCGGCTTTACTAATGTGCGTTGTGTGGATGTCGCCACCACGACATTAGAAGAACAGCGTAAAACGGATTGGTTAGAAAATGAAAGTTTGATTGATTTCTTAGATCCAAATGATCACAGTAAAACCATCGAAGGCTATCAAGCCCCAACTCGCGCAGTGATTTTAGCCAATAAATAATGGTTTAAATAAAAAGTGCGGTCAAAAAATTCCATGTTTTTTGACCGCACTTTGCTTTTTTATTTTAAAGCAATATGTACCGTAATCTCTTCACGATCATGATACAAATGCTTCGCCTGAATATCAAATTCCAGTTCTTTTTCTGCTAACATCACCGCAAGATTTTCTAAGCACAACATCACTTCTTGATAGCGTTTTTTCATTGGTAATTTCAAATTGAAAATAGTTTCTCGGCACCAACCGTTAATTAACCATTTTCCAATTAAATTCGCAATTCGACTTGGTTGCTCCACCATATCACACACAAGCCAATCAATATGCTTACGTTTTGGTGGTTGGAATTTAAATCCATCTTCTGGGCAATGTTCTATTCTGCCAGTATCATGTAAGCTCGCCGCCATTTTGCCGTGATCAACTGCATACACAAATAAACCACGTTTCACTAATTGATAGGTCCAGCCGCCAGGGCAAGCACCGAGATCAACACCAACCATATTTTCATTCAAGCGTTTACTTTCTTCATTTCGAGGAATAAAGGTTAAAATCGCTTCTTCCAATTTTAAAGTTGAACGGCTTGGTGCATCCGCTGGGAATTTTAAACGAGGGATTCCCATAAAGTGGGTGGAGTTATTACCAAGATAGGAATACCCCACATAGCAACAATTCGGCTGCGTGAAAAAACAATGCAAAACCTGACCGCGCTTTGCATTCGGCTTACCTTGTAACCAACCTTGTTTTTTTAACGCTTGGCGCAACGGCACGGTAAATTTTCGGCAAAATGTCGAAAGCTCTTTGGCTTCATTAGTATCTGCTGTTTCAACAAATAGCTCTACCGCTTGCTTAAGATTAATGTCTTCTGCAATGCGTTCATATTGAGCCAGAATTGGCGAAATACGATCTTGAGGATCGAGATTTTCTAAGAGATCTGACACAACGATCATTTGACGTGCAAAAATCAAACGATTAAAAGGGATTTCTCGTGCTAAACGATCTGCATCACCTGGTTGATAGCATTCAAAAATGACATAGCCGCTGTTTTCTACTACGCGAGCAAAACCAAATACGCCACGCTCAGAAGCTCGGTCGGTAATTTCTGCAGCGACTTCTTTTTCAAAGCCAATTCGACAATATAAGGCTAATTTATTCATGTTTTCCTAATTTAATTGAATCTTTAATCCATTTTCTAAAGGCTTGAATTTGTTCGTCATCTAAACGATCTAAATGATTAACCACATAGAATGATTTTGGATCCCGCAATTCGGTTGGTAACACAATTTGCAAATGACCGTTTTCAATTTCTTGCTGAGCCAAAATACGATTTGCTAGAGCAATCCCCTGCCCATGAACGGCCGCCTGCAATGCCATAAAGGTGTGGCTAAATAACGGGCCTTGCTGAATATTCAAATCATCTAATTTGAGATAATCCGCCATTGCTTGCCAGTTATCTCGAGTATGCGTATGAATCAGCGTATGCTTTTTCAAATCATTAGGACAACGCACAGGTGTTTTCTCAAGCAATGAAGGCGCAGCCAAAATCACGAGGTTTTCTTCGCCTAAACGATCAACCTGTAAATTTTCCCAATCACCTTTTCCATAATAAATGGCTATATCAATTTCTTTATTCAATAAACCTTCATCTTGATCCACACCCTTCAAGCGTACTTCAATTTCAGGGTGTTGCTTATTAAAATCACTCAAATGTGGCACAAGCCATTGAATACCAAAGGTTTGTGGCACGCTAATTGCCAAATGTGGCTCTGCTTTAAGTGTTAATAAACGTTCAGTTGCTTCATTTAATTTTCGTAAGATTTTATTGATATCAACAAAATAGGCTTTCCCAAATTCTGTCAATTCGAGTGAACGATTTTTACGAATAAAAAGCTCAACACCTAAAAAATCTTCTAATAATTTTATTTGATGGCTCACTGCGGCTTGTGTCACAAAAAGTTCATCTGCCGCTTTTGTGAAGCTTAAATGTCGTGCAGCAGACTCGAAAGACTTCAATGAATTCAAGGGAGGCAAACGTTTATACATAATTCTTCCAAACAGCTAAATTTTAGTTTATAATAACGAAGATTTAATTCGGATTAGTTTTTTTTATGCATCAAATAAAAAAACATCATTTGTCCTTCCATCACCTTCTACCTACAATACACCCATACTTAATGATTGGTAATTCCTTACAAGTTAATGAGTTTCAGACTTAAGTATGATGTTGTGTTTGCATATAGTTCGGTTCTCCGAACTGGAGTAACAATTAAGTTACTCATTTACTTCCTGTATATATTAAAACCATTCTGGTTAAGCGCTGCTCGTTTCGAGCGGCGTTTTTTTTATTCCTGGCATTTTAGCATAAGCAAAATTTTATTTCCTGACCAACTTCACAAATTTAAAAATCCAATAAAAATTTTGAGAAATCACAATATTTTTGTGTTTAAAGGTTTTCATAGTTATCGTAATGGTGTAGATTAACTGCATTTCCATTCATAAAATTATTTATACAAATTAAGGAAGCAAAATGAAAGACTTAGACTGGAACAATCTTGGATTTAGTTATATCAAAACAGATTACCGTTTCATCGCACATTGGAAAGATGGCAAATGGGATGAAGGTAAACTCACCACCGATAATATGCTACATATCCACGAAGGTTCAACTGCTATTCACTACGGTCAACAATGCTTTGAAGGCTTAAAAGCCTATCGTTGTAAAGACGGTTCAATCAACTTATTTCGTCCTGATCAAAATGCAAAACGCATGCAACATACCTCTGATCGCTTATTAATGCCGCAAGTGCCAACAGAATTATTTATCCGTGCTTGTAAAGAAGTGGTGAAAGCAAACCAAGAATGGTTGGGTCCTTACGGATCTGGCGCAACATTATATTTACGTCCATTCCTCTTTGGTACAGGCGCGAATATCGGTGTAAAAACCGCACCTGAATTTATTTTCTCTGTATTCTGCTGCCCTGTTGGCGCTTATTTCAAAGGTGGTTTAGCACCATCTAATTTCATTACGACTGATTACGACCGTGCTGCACCTATGGGAACCGGTGGTGTAAAAGTAGGTGGTAACTACGCAGCAAGTTTGCTTCCACATGAACTAGCCGCAGAAGAAGGTACGCCAGAACGTAAATTCGCTGATGCGATCTATCTCGATCCAAAAACACATACTAAAATTGAAGAAGTGGGTGCGGCAAACTTCTTTGGTATTACCAAAGATAACAAATTTATCACACCAGCATCTGAATCTATTTTACCAAGTATCACTAAATACTCATTACTTCACATTGCAAAAGAGCGTTTAGGTATGGAAGCTATCGAAGGTGATGTGTATATTGATCAACTTGATCAATTTGCAGAAGCGGGAGCTTGTGGTACTGCCGCAGTAATTACGCCAGTAGGCGGTATTCAACACAAAGGTAAATTTCACGTGTTCTATTCAGAAACTGAAGTGGGCCCTGTTACACGTAAACTTTACAACGAGCTAACAGGTATCCAATTCGGTGATGTGGAAGCACCTGAAGGCTGGATTGTAAAAGTAGAATAATTTTCCTTTCTATCAATAAAGCAAGATTCACTTAATTCAAGGACTAAGTTCTGTGACTACAGAGCTTGGTCCTTTTAGTTTTTATAAGCTTTGTATAAGTTATTTCTAATACAGAGATGACTCATTAATAATATTTAGCTCACGCAAAAATATCGTCAAAATCAACTGCACTTTTCACCTTTTCTTGTGTGCCTATATTTCAAATTATGATCTTCATCACAGTTTTATTTGAACAGATCGATTAGAATAAAATTGTCCATTTTTTCAAACAAATAAGGAAGAAAAATGATGACTCCCTCAGCACTTATAGGCGAAGGAATTAACCTGATGTTTTCAGGGATGGGTTTTGTGTTGGTCTTTTTGCTCATTTTAATTTGGGCAATTGGAGTGATGTCTAAACTTATCAATCGATTCTTTCCTGAACCACAACCCGAACCCAAAACTTCCCCAAATTCAACCGCGCTTTCTGCGGCACCAACTGACGATTTTGAGCGTTTACGTCCTGTGATTGCAGCGGCTATCGCACACCATCGCCGTACCCAACAGTTCAAATAACATAAGGATTTTACCATGGCTAAAAAAATTAAAATGACAGAACTGGTGCTTCGTGATGCCCACCAATCACTTTTCGCAACTCGCTTGCGTCTTGATGACATGTTACCAATTGCTCATGAATTAGACGATATTGGTTATTGGTCATTGGAAGCTTGGGGCGGTGCAACATTTGATAGCTGTATTCGCTTTTTAGGTGAAGATCCTTGGGTACGTTTGCGCGAATTGAAAAAAGCCTGTCCAAAAACCCCATTACAAATGTTATTACGTGGTCAGAACCTATTAGGCTATCGTCACTATGCTGACGACGTGGTAGAACGTTTCGTAGAACGTTGTGTAGCGAATGGTATGGATGTTTTCCGCGTATTCGATGCACTCAATGACCCGCGTAATATGAAAGCAGCGTTGCAAGCAGTACGTAAATTTGGTGGTCATGCTCAAGGGACTTTAAGTTATACCACTAGCCCAGTTCATACCATGCAAACCTGGCTTGATACGACTGAACAATTACTTGAAATCGGTATCGATAGCTTGGTCATCAAAGATATGTCAGGTATTTTAAATCCAATGGCGGCAGCAGACTTAGTTCGCGAAATCAAAAAACGTTTTGACGTAGAATTGCATTTACACTGCCACTCAACCACCGGTATGGCAGAAATGGCGTTATTAAAAGCGGTTGAAGCTGGTGTAGATGGTATTGATACGGCAATTTCTTCTATGTCAGGTACTTATGGTCACCCAGCAACTGAATCCCTAGTTGCCACCTTGCAAGGTACTGAGTATGACACCGGTTTAGATATTCCTCGTTTGGAAAAAATTGCTGCCTATTTCCGCAATGTACGTAAAAAATACGCTAAATTTGAAGGCCAATTACGCGGTGTCGATAGTCGTATTTTAGTGGCACAAGTGCCAGGCGGCATGCTCACTAACTTGGAAAACCAATTAAAACAACAAAATGCGTCCGATAAATTAGATTTAGTATTAGAAGAAATCCCACGCGTACGCAAAGATTTGGGTTATATTCCTCTTGTTACACCAACCTCTCAAATTGTTGGTACACAGTCGGTTATTAACGTACTTACAGGCGAACGCTACAAAACTATCGCCAAAGAAACTGCCGGAATTTTAAAAGGTGAATATGGTAAAACACCTGCACCGGTAGATAGTGCGTTGCAAGCTCGCGTATTAGAAGGTGCTGCGCCAGTAACTGACCGTCCAGCCGATCACATTGCACCTGAAATGGCGAAAATTGAAGCTGAAGTTGCTGAACAAGCTAAAGCGAAAGGCGTGAAATTGGCAGACAACGCCGTAGATGATGCTTTAATCGTGGCGCTCTTCCCTCAAATTGCATGGAAATTCTTAGAAAACCGCAACAACCCTGCCGCCTTTGAACCAGCCCCTACCGGCAATGAAAGTGCGGTGGAAAATAAACCTGTTTCTAAAGCTGTACCATCTGCTTCTGGCTCCGCTGTTTATACCGTGGAATTAGAAGGTAAAGCTTTTGTGGTGAAAGTAAGCGAAGGTGGTGATATCTCTCATGTCGCGACTACAGCTCCGCAAGCTGCGCCACAAGCGACTCCTGCTCCAGCAACGGGGGGGACACCAGTAA encodes:
- a CDS encoding branched-chain amino acid aminotransferase, giving the protein MKDLDWNNLGFSYIKTDYRFIAHWKDGKWDEGKLTTDNMLHIHEGSTAIHYGQQCFEGLKAYRCKDGSINLFRPDQNAKRMQHTSDRLLMPQVPTELFIRACKEVVKANQEWLGPYGSGATLYLRPFLFGTGANIGVKTAPEFIFSVFCCPVGAYFKGGLAPSNFITTDYDRAAPMGTGGVKVGGNYAASLLPHELAAEEGTPERKFADAIYLDPKTHTKIEEVGAANFFGITKDNKFITPASESILPSITKYSLLHIAKERLGMEAIEGDVYIDQLDQFAEAGACGTAAVITPVGGIQHKGKFHVFYSETEVGPVTRKLYNELTGIQFGDVEAPEGWIVKVE
- a CDS encoding oxaloacetate decarboxylase subunit gamma; this translates as MTPSALIGEGINLMFSGMGFVLVFLLILIWAIGVMSKLINRFFPEPQPEPKTSPNSTALSAAPTDDFERLRPVIAAAIAHHRRTQQFK
- the oadA gene encoding sodium-extruding oxaloacetate decarboxylase subunit alpha, with translation MAKKIKMTELVLRDAHQSLFATRLRLDDMLPIAHELDDIGYWSLEAWGGATFDSCIRFLGEDPWVRLRELKKACPKTPLQMLLRGQNLLGYRHYADDVVERFVERCVANGMDVFRVFDALNDPRNMKAALQAVRKFGGHAQGTLSYTTSPVHTMQTWLDTTEQLLEIGIDSLVIKDMSGILNPMAAADLVREIKKRFDVELHLHCHSTTGMAEMALLKAVEAGVDGIDTAISSMSGTYGHPATESLVATLQGTEYDTGLDIPRLEKIAAYFRNVRKKYAKFEGQLRGVDSRILVAQVPGGMLTNLENQLKQQNASDKLDLVLEEIPRVRKDLGYIPLVTPTSQIVGTQSVINVLTGERYKTIAKETAGILKGEYGKTPAPVDSALQARVLEGAAPVTDRPADHIAPEMAKIEAEVAEQAKAKGVKLADNAVDDALIVALFPQIAWKFLENRNNPAAFEPAPTGNESAVENKPVSKAVPSASGSAVYTVELEGKAFVVKVSEGGDISHVATTAPQAAPQATPAPATGGTPVTAPMAGNIWKVVATEGQTVAAGDVLFILEAMKMETEVKAAQAGTVRGICVKAGDAVAVGDTVMTLA